The following coding sequences lie in one Homalodisca vitripennis isolate AUS2020 chromosome X, UT_GWSS_2.1, whole genome shotgun sequence genomic window:
- the LOC124369377 gene encoding small integral membrane protein 12 has product MIETMNKSYAKIGITAILKLCFSQYWTTNLAKICVLRTYAPVVTLPVAIIIGAVGYTLENRLSRKTTPSIESVEERRRKRQLQLGKVLISPEPIEDPSTIMPRTILDRNLSPSLMDTED; this is encoded by the exons ATGATAGAAACTATGA ACAAAAGTTATGCAAAGATAGGGATAACAGCCATCCTAAAACTTTGTTTCAGTCAGTACTGGACAACAAACTTAGCTAAGATATGT GTATTGAGGACGTATGCTCCTGTTGTGACACTCCCAGTTGCCATTATAATTGGAGCAGTTGGGTACACGTTAGAGAATAGGTTGTCACGAAAGACTACTCCAAGTATTGAAAG tgttgaagaaagaagaagaaagcgGCAGTTACAACTAGGCAAAGTTCTAATCTCTCCAGAACCTATCGAAGACCCCAGCACGATAATGCCAAGAACGATACTTGACAGAAATTTGTCTCCATCTTTGATGGACACTGAAGACTGA